One Rhizobium sp. NRK18 genomic window carries:
- the map gene encoding type I methionyl aminopeptidase has product MVISSDDELQKLKDIGRICGVALKQMGEALEPGMTTAELDAIGRKILEDNGAQSAPEFCYKFPGATCISVNEEVAHGIPGARVIQPGDLVNIDVSAVKDGFFGDTGASYGVPPVAKRTERLCRDGKRALFIGLQQVKAGAPLANIGNAIGRFANRNRYTLIRNLASHGVGRSLHEEPSELSTWPDRSERRVAEDGLVFTVEPFLSLGAEWADDGEADEWTLYSDPRALTVQYEHTVVATKNGPLILTLPD; this is encoded by the coding sequence ATGGTCATTTCCTCAGACGACGAACTTCAAAAGCTGAAGGATATCGGCCGCATCTGTGGCGTTGCTCTGAAGCAAATGGGCGAAGCGCTGGAGCCGGGAATGACGACTGCGGAACTCGACGCGATCGGCCGCAAGATCCTCGAGGACAATGGTGCGCAATCGGCTCCGGAGTTCTGCTACAAGTTTCCCGGCGCCACCTGCATTTCCGTCAATGAGGAAGTGGCGCACGGCATTCCCGGCGCGCGCGTCATCCAGCCCGGCGACCTCGTCAACATCGACGTGTCGGCGGTCAAGGACGGCTTCTTCGGTGATACGGGCGCGTCCTATGGCGTGCCGCCGGTCGCCAAGCGGACGGAAAGGCTCTGCCGCGACGGCAAACGAGCGCTGTTCATCGGGCTGCAGCAGGTGAAGGCCGGCGCGCCGCTCGCCAATATCGGCAATGCCATCGGGCGTTTCGCCAACAGGAACCGCTACACGCTGATTCGCAACCTTGCGAGCCACGGCGTCGGCCGCTCGCTCCACGAGGAACCCTCCGAGCTGTCCACCTGGCCGGATAGGTCGGAGCGTCGTGTTGCCGAAGACGGACTGGTCTTCACCGTCGAGCCGTTTCTCTCGCTCGGCGCCGAATGGGCGGATGACGGCGAGGCGGACGAATGGACGCTCTATTCCGATCCGCGGGCGCTGACCGTGCAGTACGAGCATACCGTCGTTGCCACCAAGAACGGGCCGCTGATCCTGACGCTGCCGGATTGA
- the sbmA gene encoding peptide antibiotic transporter SbmA, producing the protein MFLSFFPKPKPFFISAVVWSLLCIGLWYAGADRWGEYIGLASTMPDSDLPIGISRFWAPSFLWFYIYYFFVVLLFGAAWRMISPHPWQGWSLWGSALIIFNTYFSVQVSVAFNAWYGPYYDLIQKALSTPGAVTASELYLGMLGVAGIAFVAITIGVLNRFFVSHWIFRWRTAMNEYYMANWGRLRHIEGASQRVQEDTMRFSSTVEGLGVSLIGSVMTLIAFLPVLFTLSKDITELPIVGHIPYALVWAAIFWSVFGTFFLAIVGIKLPGLEFKNQRVEAAYRKELVYGEDDGARAEPLTIRELYDNVRTNYFRLYFHYLYFNVARIFYLQADNIFSLLVLVPSIVAGKLTLGLMTQINNVFDQVRGSFQYLVNSWTTIVDLLSIYKRLRAFEAAIYDEPLPQIDQDYMANPVEH; encoded by the coding sequence TTGTTCCTCTCATTCTTCCCCAAGCCGAAGCCATTCTTCATTTCCGCCGTCGTCTGGTCGCTGCTCTGCATCGGCTTATGGTATGCCGGCGCCGACAGATGGGGAGAATACATTGGACTGGCAAGCACAATGCCCGACAGCGATCTGCCGATCGGCATATCGCGCTTCTGGGCGCCGTCGTTTCTCTGGTTCTACATCTACTACTTCTTCGTGGTCCTGCTGTTTGGCGCCGCATGGCGGATGATCAGCCCGCATCCGTGGCAGGGCTGGTCGCTCTGGGGCAGCGCGCTGATCATCTTCAACACCTATTTCAGCGTTCAGGTCAGCGTCGCCTTCAATGCCTGGTACGGTCCCTACTATGACCTCATCCAGAAAGCGCTCTCGACGCCCGGCGCCGTCACCGCAAGCGAGCTCTACCTCGGCATGCTCGGCGTTGCCGGCATCGCCTTCGTGGCGATCACCATCGGCGTCCTCAACCGCTTCTTCGTCAGCCACTGGATCTTCCGCTGGCGGACCGCGATGAACGAATACTACATGGCCAACTGGGGGCGGCTGCGCCACATCGAAGGTGCCTCCCAGCGTGTGCAGGAAGACACGATGCGCTTCTCTTCGACCGTCGAGGGGCTGGGTGTGAGCCTGATCGGCTCGGTGATGACGCTGATCGCCTTCCTTCCGGTTCTCTTTACGCTCAGTAAGGACATCACCGAACTGCCGATCGTCGGGCATATTCCCTATGCGCTCGTCTGGGCGGCGATCTTCTGGTCGGTCTTCGGCACGTTCTTCCTGGCGATCGTCGGCATCAAGCTGCCGGGGCTCGAATTCAAGAACCAGCGTGTGGAAGCGGCCTACCGCAAGGAACTCGTCTATGGCGAGGATGACGGCGCCCGCGCCGAGCCGCTGACGATCCGCGAACTCTACGACAATGTCCGGACGAACTATTTCCGGCTCTATTTCCACTACCTCTATTTCAACGTCGCCCGCATCTTCTATCTACAGGCCGACAACATCTTCAGCCTGCTGGTGCTGGTGCCGTCGATCGTCGCGGGCAAGCTGACGCTCGGCCTGATGACGCAGATCAACAACGTCTTCGACCAGGTGCGCGGATCATTCCAGTATCTCGTGAATTCCTGGACGACGATCGTCGACCTCCTGTCGATCTACAAGCGCCTGCGCGCCTTCGAGGCGGCGATCTATGACGAGCCGCTGCCGCAGATCGACCAGGATTACATGGCGAACCCGGTCGAGCACTGA
- a CDS encoding type II toxin-antitoxin system prevent-host-death family antitoxin: MTSREFNQNTSGAKKAAEKEPVFITDRGRPAHVLLSIEEYERLAGLRKQNLAELLSMPEDDDIDFDPPKLGDLGIRPAEFD; encoded by the coding sequence ATGACCAGCCGGGAATTCAACCAGAATACCAGCGGCGCCAAGAAGGCGGCCGAAAAGGAACCCGTGTTCATCACCGACCGCGGCCGGCCCGCGCATGTGCTTTTGTCGATCGAGGAGTACGAACGCCTCGCGGGGCTCCGGAAGCAGAATCTGGCGGAGCTTCTTTCCATGCCGGAAGATGACGACATCGATTTCGATCCGCCCAAGCTTGGAGACTTGGGAATTCGACCGGCTGAATTCGACTGA
- a CDS encoding YbfB/YjiJ family MFS transporter, with the protein MQMKPASESALFAGLSGAIVMAAAMGFGRFVYTPILPGMMAGAGISAGDAGIIASANFVGYLAGAILASLGWASGRERQVALWSLAANAVLLGLMASTSNLFLFSVVRFGAGVASAFIMIFATSLILARFPGDARVQALHFGGVGFGIALSSLMVFAMKPIDFGIAQWRAEWIVAGALCVLAFVVGVIFIPRPDRHRGKTPAEPHLRWSGEGIRMIVSYGLFGFGYIITATFLVTIARMGGGGAASEFLCWFATGLAVMASMFLWPFYAKRNGLRRTYLTGIALEAVGVVASVLVPGLAGLLIGGIFLGATFIMITAYGLQLSRTLWHESPRRAIGLMTAAFGVGQIIGPVVAGYAASLTGSFTMASLMAAGMLVVAFLVMTLGAKPR; encoded by the coding sequence ATGCAAATGAAGCCCGCCTCCGAATCCGCCCTGTTTGCCGGCCTGTCCGGTGCGATCGTCATGGCTGCGGCGATGGGCTTCGGGCGTTTCGTGTACACGCCCATCCTGCCGGGCATGATGGCCGGCGCGGGGATTTCGGCGGGTGATGCCGGCATCATCGCCTCGGCCAATTTTGTAGGATATCTCGCAGGCGCCATTCTCGCATCGCTCGGATGGGCCTCGGGGCGCGAGCGACAGGTGGCGCTCTGGTCTCTGGCCGCCAACGCCGTCCTGCTTGGCCTAATGGCCTCTACCTCCAATCTTTTCCTGTTCTCGGTCGTGCGTTTCGGCGCCGGCGTCGCCAGCGCCTTCATCATGATCTTCGCGACATCGCTGATCCTTGCCCGCTTTCCGGGCGACGCACGCGTGCAGGCGCTGCATTTCGGCGGCGTCGGTTTCGGCATCGCGCTGTCCTCGCTCATGGTGTTTGCCATGAAGCCGATCGATTTCGGCATCGCGCAATGGCGGGCTGAGTGGATTGTGGCCGGCGCGCTGTGTGTCTTGGCTTTCGTGGTTGGCGTGATCTTCATCCCGCGACCGGACCGGCATCGCGGCAAGACGCCAGCCGAGCCGCATCTGAGATGGAGCGGCGAGGGGATCCGGATGATCGTCTCCTACGGCCTGTTCGGCTTCGGCTACATCATCACCGCCACCTTCCTCGTCACCATCGCGCGGATGGGCGGGGGCGGGGCGGCGTCCGAGTTTCTCTGCTGGTTCGCCACCGGCCTGGCCGTCATGGCGTCGATGTTTCTCTGGCCGTTCTATGCGAAGAGAAACGGTCTTCGGCGGACCTACCTCACAGGGATTGCGCTGGAAGCGGTGGGCGTCGTTGCGTCCGTTCTGGTGCCCGGGCTCGCCGGCCTTCTGATCGGCGGCATCTTTCTCGGTGCGACCTTCATCATGATCACCGCCTACGGCCTGCAGCTCAGCCGCACGCTCTGGCATGAAAGTCCGCGCCGGGCGATCGGTCTCATGACGGCGGCCTTCGGGGTCGGGCAGATCATCGGCCCTGTCGTTGCCGGCTATGCGGCGTCGCTGACGGGAAGCTTTACCATGGCGAGCCTGATGGCCGCGGGGATGCTTGTGGTTGCGTTCCTTGTGATGACGCTCGGTGCCAAGCCCCGGTAA
- a CDS encoding type II toxin-antitoxin system VapC family toxin has product MMYLLDTNVVSELRKFRSGRADKNVVAWIGVSDPRQSFISAITLLELEYGALLMERRDARQGEGLRRWLEETVVGVFDTRILPIDGHVARVCAGLHIPDHKPERDALIGATAIAAGFTLVTRNVRDFEGMPVKLFNPWEPVD; this is encoded by the coding sequence CTGATGTATCTCCTCGATACAAATGTCGTTTCAGAGTTGAGAAAATTTCGTAGCGGTCGGGCAGACAAGAATGTTGTGGCATGGATTGGCGTTAGCGATCCACGGCAATCCTTTATCTCCGCCATCACGCTTCTGGAACTGGAATATGGTGCGCTTTTGATGGAGCGTCGCGATGCCCGCCAGGGTGAGGGACTGAGGCGCTGGCTCGAAGAGACGGTGGTAGGCGTCTTTGACACCAGAATACTGCCAATCGACGGACACGTTGCTCGTGTCTGCGCCGGACTGCACATTCCGGACCACAAACCGGAGCGTGACGCGCTGATCGGGGCAACCGCCATTGCTGCTGGATTTACGCTGGTGACCCGCAATGTCCGCGATTTCGAGGGCATGCCGGTCAAACTCTTCAATCCGTGGGAACCGGTCGACTAG
- a CDS encoding LLM class flavin-dependent oxidoreductase codes for MELGLYTFADVDPNAPNKGEAAARRAEELIAEIELADKVGLDVFGLGEHHRPDYMASSPATLLAAAAVKTKNIRLTSAVSVLSSDDPVRVFQQFATVDLLSKGRAEIMAGRGSFIESFPLFGYDLDDYDKLFDEKLGLLMKLREGERVTWSGETRAAIHDLPVYPRPLQDPIPLWIAVGGTPNSVARAAYFGLPLALAIIGGEPRRFAPLFELYRETARKVGHDPDKLPTSINVHGFVWDTTEEAADIFYEPQAAVMNRIGRERGFSAMTRSHFDMQRGKHGAIFVGSPEEMAEKIVAHHRIFRNDRFLLQMAIGLMPHEKLMHAIELFGTKVAPLVRKALTDEKKMEKAAE; via the coding sequence ATGGAACTTGGCCTCTATACCTTCGCCGATGTCGACCCGAATGCACCGAACAAGGGGGAGGCCGCGGCACGGCGCGCCGAGGAACTGATCGCCGAAATCGAGCTTGCCGACAAGGTCGGGCTCGACGTCTTCGGTCTCGGCGAACATCACCGCCCTGACTACATGGCCTCCAGCCCGGCAACGCTGCTGGCGGCGGCGGCGGTCAAGACCAAGAACATTCGCCTGACCAGCGCCGTCTCGGTCCTGAGCTCCGACGATCCGGTGCGGGTGTTCCAGCAGTTCGCTACCGTCGATCTTCTTTCGAAGGGCAGGGCGGAGATCATGGCCGGGCGCGGCTCCTTCATCGAATCCTTCCCGCTTTTCGGTTACGATCTCGACGACTACGACAAGCTGTTCGACGAAAAGCTCGGTCTTCTCATGAAGCTGCGCGAAGGCGAACGGGTGACGTGGTCGGGCGAAACACGGGCCGCAATCCATGATCTGCCGGTCTATCCGCGGCCGCTGCAGGATCCGATCCCCTTGTGGATTGCCGTCGGTGGTACGCCGAACTCGGTGGCCCGGGCGGCCTATTTCGGCCTGCCTCTGGCGCTTGCCATCATCGGCGGCGAGCCGCGCCGGTTTGCACCGCTGTTCGAGCTTTACCGCGAGACGGCCCGCAAGGTCGGTCACGATCCGGACAAGCTGCCGACCTCCATCAACGTTCACGGCTTCGTCTGGGATACGACGGAAGAAGCGGCCGACATCTTCTACGAGCCGCAGGCCGCGGTCATGAACCGTATCGGTCGCGAGCGCGGCTTCTCGGCAATGACGCGGTCGCATTTCGACATGCAGCGCGGAAAGCATGGTGCCATCTTCGTCGGCAGTCCGGAGGAGATGGCTGAGAAGATCGTCGCTCATCACCGCATCTTCCGCAACGACCGTTTCCTGCTGCAGATGGCGATCGGCCTGATGCCGCATGAAAAGCTCATGCACGCCATCGAACTCTTCGGCACGAAGGTGGCTCCTCTCGTCAGAAAAGCATTGACGGATGAGAAAAAGATGGAGAAAGCGGCAGAATAA